The Erigeron canadensis isolate Cc75 chromosome 4, C_canadensis_v1, whole genome shotgun sequence genome window below encodes:
- the LOC122595893 gene encoding tyrosine--tRNA ligase 1, cytoplasmic-like isoform X2, with the protein MKTINVNKMTSAGCKVKIWIADWFAQLNNKMGGDLKKIKIVGEYLIEIWKAAGMNLENVEFLWSSEEINSRAHEYWPLVMDIARRNKLPRITRCCQIMGRNEQDDLTAAQIFYPCMQCADIFFLKADICQLGMDQRKVNVLAREYCDDIKRKNKPIILSHHMLPGLLQGQEKMSKSDSSSAIFMEDEEGEVNSKIKKAYCPPNVVEGNPCLEYLKYIVFPWFNEFKVERQEKNGGDKVFTTYEELIIDYEKGDLHPGDLKPALSKALNRILQPVRDHFKNDQKAKDLLKKVKGFKVTK; encoded by the exons ATGAAGACCATCAATGTTAATAAAATGACTTCTGCTGGCTGCAAAGTCAAAATTTGGATAGCAGATTGGTTTGCTCAATTAAACAACAAAATGGGTGgtgatttgaaaaaaataaaaattgttggAGAATACTTGATTGAGATCTGGAAAGCCGCAGGGATGAACTTAGAGAATGTTGAGTTTCTTTGGTCTTCGGAGGAAATTAATTCAAGAGCACATGAGTACTGGCCTCTTGTTATGGATATTGCCCGAAGAAACAAGCTTCCTAGGATAACAAG GTGCTGTCAAATTATGGGTCGGAATGAGCAAGATGACTTGACTGCTGCCCAGATATTTTACCCATGCATGCAATGTGCagatatattttttcttaag GCTGATATCTGTCAGCTAGGAATGGATCAGCGGAAAGTTAACGTCCTTGCAAGGGAGTACTGCGATGACATTAAACGGAAAAACAAACCTATCATTTTGTCTCATC ACATGCTCCCTGGATTATTGCAAGGACAGGAGAAGATGTCAAAGTCTGATTCTTCTTCGGCAATATTTATGGAGGATGAGGAG GGTGAagtaaattcaaaaataaagaaagcatACTGCCCACCGAATGTTGTTGAAGGGAATCCATGTCTTGAGTACCTCAAGTACATTGTATTTCCATGGTTTAATGAGTTTAAGGTTGAAAGGCAAGAGAAAAACGGAGGTGACAA GGTATTTACCACCTATGAAGAACTAATCATTGATTATGAGAAAGGGGACTTGCATCCTGGTGATCTAAAACCTGCTTTATCTAAAGCCTTGAATAGGATTTTGCAG CCTGTCCGTGATCACTTCAAAAATGATCAGAAGGCAAAGGATTTACTGAAGAAGGTTAAG GGTTTCAAGGTCACGAAGTGA
- the LOC122595893 gene encoding tyrosine--tRNA ligase 1, cytoplasmic-like isoform X1 yields the protein MSMEEELESLTITEKSSSSSNSATTTTATQMMSVEEKFKIVRSIGEECIQDEELMNLLAKKPQPICYDGFEPSGRMHIAQGVMKTINVNKMTSAGCKVKIWIADWFAQLNNKMGGDLKKIKIVGEYLIEIWKAAGMNLENVEFLWSSEEINSRAHEYWPLVMDIARRNKLPRITRCCQIMGRNEQDDLTAAQIFYPCMQCADIFFLKADICQLGMDQRKVNVLAREYCDDIKRKNKPIILSHHMLPGLLQGQEKMSKSDSSSAIFMEDEEGEVNSKIKKAYCPPNVVEGNPCLEYLKYIVFPWFNEFKVERQEKNGGDKVFTTYEELIIDYEKGDLHPGDLKPALSKALNRILQPVRDHFKNDQKAKDLLKKVKGFKVTK from the exons ATGTCAATGGAAGAAGAACTTGAATCACTTACCATCACcgaaaaatcatcatcatcatcgaatTCTGCTACCACTACAACTGCTACACA GATGATGAGTGTTGAAGAAAAGTTTAAGATAGTGAGGAGTATTGGGGAAGAATGCATTCAAGATGAAGAACTCATGAACCTTCTTGCTAAGAAGCCTCAGCCCATTTGTTACGATGGGTTTGAACCTTCTGGCCGAATGCATATTGCTCAG GGAGTTATGAAGACCATCAATGTTAATAAAATGACTTCTGCTGGCTGCAAAGTCAAAATTTGGATAGCAGATTGGTTTGCTCAATTAAACAACAAAATGGGTGgtgatttgaaaaaaataaaaattgttggAGAATACTTGATTGAGATCTGGAAAGCCGCAGGGATGAACTTAGAGAATGTTGAGTTTCTTTGGTCTTCGGAGGAAATTAATTCAAGAGCACATGAGTACTGGCCTCTTGTTATGGATATTGCCCGAAGAAACAAGCTTCCTAGGATAACAAG GTGCTGTCAAATTATGGGTCGGAATGAGCAAGATGACTTGACTGCTGCCCAGATATTTTACCCATGCATGCAATGTGCagatatattttttcttaag GCTGATATCTGTCAGCTAGGAATGGATCAGCGGAAAGTTAACGTCCTTGCAAGGGAGTACTGCGATGACATTAAACGGAAAAACAAACCTATCATTTTGTCTCATC ACATGCTCCCTGGATTATTGCAAGGACAGGAGAAGATGTCAAAGTCTGATTCTTCTTCGGCAATATTTATGGAGGATGAGGAG GGTGAagtaaattcaaaaataaagaaagcatACTGCCCACCGAATGTTGTTGAAGGGAATCCATGTCTTGAGTACCTCAAGTACATTGTATTTCCATGGTTTAATGAGTTTAAGGTTGAAAGGCAAGAGAAAAACGGAGGTGACAA GGTATTTACCACCTATGAAGAACTAATCATTGATTATGAGAAAGGGGACTTGCATCCTGGTGATCTAAAACCTGCTTTATCTAAAGCCTTGAATAGGATTTTGCAG CCTGTCCGTGATCACTTCAAAAATGATCAGAAGGCAAAGGATTTACTGAAGAAGGTTAAG GGTTTCAAGGTCACGAAGTGA